TCGCGCAGCCACGCGGCGCGCTGAATGAGCAGCCGCGAGGCCTGGATGCGGCGCTCCATTTCGGCGAGCTTGAACTGGATCGCCTGGATCCTCGAGAGTGGCCCGCCGAATGCCTGTCGCTGCTGCGCGTACTTCGCTGCCTCGGCCTGTGCGGCGCGCATCACACCGAGTGCCTGCGACGCCACGCCGATGCGGCCTGCGTCGAGCGAGCTGAGTGCCACCTTGAATCCTTCGCCTTCGGCGCCGAGCCGATTGTCGACCGGGACCCGCATGTTCTCGAGCGACAGCGCGATGGTGTCCGAGCCGCGCAGGCCCATCTTGTCTTCGGGCTTGCCGAATACCAGACCCGGCGTTCCCTTCTCGACGATGAACGCCGTGATGCCCTTGCTGCCGCCGCTCTTGTCGGTGCGCGCGAAGATCAGATAGATGCCCGCGCGCTGGCCGTTCGTGACCCAGTTCTTGCTGCCGTTGAGCACGTACGAATCGCCGTCACGGAGTGCGGTGGCCTGCAGAGCGCCCGCGTCGGAACCCGCGCCGGGCTCGGAGAGCGAGAACGCGCTCAACTCCTGGGAGACGAGGCGGGGCAGGAATTG
This region of Candidatus Eisenbacteria bacterium genomic DNA includes:
- a CDS encoding acyl-CoA dehydrogenase; amino-acid sequence: MLDFDLTEDQTAIRDAVRDLCAAEFAPYAALWDQTGEVPHSAIEKLAASGFLGMSVPEEWGGLGYDSRTISVVIEEIAAVSASLAIMIAVHNSVGLLPVYRYATDAQRKQFLPRLVSQELSAFSLSEPGAGSDAGALQATALRDGDSYVLNGSKNWVTNGQRAGIYLIFARTDKSGGSKGITAFIVEKGTPGLVFGKPEDKMGLRGSDTIALSLENMRVPVDNRLGAEGEGFKVALSSLDAGRIGVASQALGVMRAAQAEAAKYAQQRQAFGGPLSRIQAIQFKLAEMERRIQASRLLIQRAAWLRDTNQEFGRESSMAKLYATEAATWVTHQAIQIHGGYGYVKEYAVERYYRDARIMEIYEGASEIQRLVIARSLLKHGVGV